The sequence below is a genomic window from Lolium perenne isolate Kyuss_39 chromosome 4, Kyuss_2.0, whole genome shotgun sequence.
tacggctaaataatcttcattgttatgataagtgttgtgtgggtgaacctatgctaatgtaccgcccttcctaggactaatacatacttgtgattataccccttgcaagcatccgcaactacaagaaagtaattaagaataaatctaaccacagccttaaactctgagatcctgctatccctcctgcatcgatataccaacgggggtttaggtttctgtcactccggcaaccccgcaatcggcaaacgagtacaagatgcattcccctaggcccataaaggtgaagtgtcatgtagtcgacgttcacatgacaccactagaagaataacaccacaacttaaatagcataccattgaatattactcaaccatagttcactactaacatttagacttcacccatgtcctcaagaactaaacgaactactcacgagacatcatatggaacatgatcagaggtgatatgatgatgaataacaatctgaacataaaacttggttcaatggtttcactcaatagcatcaacaacaagtagaaatcgataccgggagagtttcccctatcaaacaatcaagatcaaacccaaattgctacggcggtgacgatgtccagcggtggagacggcggtgatgatggtggagatgatgatgatggtgatggagatgatgtccagctcgatgacggtgacgatggcgtcgatttccccctccgggagggaatttctccggcggattcctgcccgccggagagctcttttctctctggtgttctccgccccgcagaggcggctgtaactcttcgcgaggtaccctctgtggcttaggtcttcgggacgaagggtttcgcgaagaaaaggaggcgaaaggggctgtggggcccccacaccacaaggtggcgcggccaggccatgggccgcgccggcctgtggtctggccccaccttgggccttctcagctcccccttctggcttccttcgtcatctggaaaaataggatttttggtataatttccttccacagttgatcttccgaaatattgcgttctgacggtgctttttccagcagaatcctggctccggtgcttgatcctccaatgatgatgaaacatgcaaaatagatgaaataacataagtattgtatccaaatatgaaatatatcaatgaataacagcaaattatgatataaaatagtgatgcaaattggacgtatcaataggcAAGAGAATTGTAATTCCGTGAGTGATATATCGAAAAGTGAGAGAGGgaattccttagtttcattagccaacaaacaagacatgagagaatttagtgaggatcctacagccatgcctcttgtgcttatgTACAGGggcacggttttggtttctaacgacatgacccctcttcctcttggtgtttctaatgttttgcaggaattcgatgacgtgtttccggaggaggtacccgcaggactaccaccattgcgtgaTATTGAACATCAAATTGATTTGATCCCCGttgcttcgctgcccaatagggcgccatataggacgaatcccgaagagatgaaggaaatacagaagcaagtacaagtgctactcgacaaaggttatatccgcataagccttagtccttgtgctgttcctgttattcttgttcctaagaaagatggtacttggcgCATGTGTgttgattgtagagcgataaacaacattactattcgatatcgtcatcctattccctgtttagaggatatgctagatgaattgagtggtgctgctgttttcactaaaattgatttgcgtagtggttatcatcaaattaggatgaaagaaggggatgagtggaaaatagcctttaaaacaaaatttgatttatatgagtggttagtaatgccttttggtttaactaatgcacctagcactttcatgagactgatgaaccatgttttgcgtgattttattgacaagtttgtggttgtgtattttgatgacatattaatctacagccgcaatgattctgatcatactatacatattcgacatgttttgcaagtgttgcgtgataataaactctatggtaatcttgagaagtgcacatttttgcaaagataaggtcatatttctgggttatgttgtctctaagcatggagtagaagtagatgtgtctacaattgaagctattcaaaattggcctactcccatgaatgtgagtcaagtaagaagttttcatggtctagctgggttttatcgccgttttgtgcccaattttagtactattgctgcacctttgaatgaattgactaaaaagggtgttgcatttgagtggggcgttgccaaagatcttgcttttgatgaactgaaaagattgttaagttctgcaccgttgcttgcacttcctgatttcaataagcaatttgagattgaatgtgatgatagtggtattggaattggtggtgtgttgatgcaagagggtcgccccatTGCATATTttccgagaaactttctggtgctaagttgaactatcctatatatgataaagaattgtatgctttaattagagttcttgaggtttggcaacattatttgtggccaaaagaatttatcatacattctgatcatgaagctttgaaatatctgaaagcccaatctactttgcataggcgtcttgctaagtgggttgagttcattgagtcttttctatacattattaagcataagaagggaaaggataatattgttgttgatgctctatctaggaaaactatgctattaactcatcttgatgttaaaattcctggattagaggtactatgtgatttatatgcaactgatcatgattttgctgaaccataccgcttctgtgttattggtaaagcatgggaaaaatatcacatacatgatgggttcttgtttcgagctaacaaactatgtgttccagaatcgtctgtgcgtttgctcttattgcaggaatcacatgctggaggtttgatgggtcactttgggcgtgagaagacgctactcatgctcgctgatcacttttattggccaaagatgaggcgggatgtggacaggtatgtgaagaggtgtatTACTTGCAATAAGtctaagtccaagctgaagcctcacggtttgtatactcctttaccggcacctactacaccatgggaggatataagtatggattttgtgttgggtttgccccgtactaagagaggccatgattctatatttgtggtagtagacagattttctaaaatgtcacactttattgcctgccacaagagcaacgatgtgtcgcatattgctaacctgtttttcagggagattgtacgtctacatggagtcccaaagactattgtttctgatcgtgatgtgaagttcatgagctacttctggaagacactttggggaaagctggggacaaagttaCTTTTCAGTACAACTTGTCatacccaaactgatggtcaaactgaggtggtgaatcgaaccttgtcacaactgtggagatccatgatcaagaagaacctgaaggagtgggaagagtgtttgccgcatgtggagtttgcttacaaaagggcggtacattctaccacggagctatgtccttttgaggtggtgtatggtttcaaacccattactccacttgaattGTTGCCTTTGCACATACAtgggagagttaatatggaggcatccaagagggaagattttgtgcgaaagattcatgtgaagactaaagagttgatagagaagaaaggcaagagcaatgctgcaaggatgaacaagaagcgtaaggagatgttgttgaagcctggtgatatggtctgagtacattttcgcaaggataggttcccgaagctgcggaagtccaagttacttcctcgtggtgctggtccttacaaagtgcttgccaagatcaatgataatgcatactcgatagattttccaattgatgagtttggtgtcaataattctttcaatgttgctgatttgacaacatatgacggagaagaccttggagcgtcgaggtcgacgccttttgaagggggggagatgatgaggacatccctaccacactaccacctccgtcattaccaaatgaagatgaacctgctgtgaagctcaagtccaatgaagttcggattggacctattacaagagctcgtgcgaagctacttaaacaacatgtgaacttgttcctaaacgatactttgattgatcagaactttatactacctaagtcctattacttatgtataattaggtatgaagaggagacaagcatcgcacgaggaggagaggagcagctggacgtggagctggacatggagctggacatgaagatatctcatggacgcgcgaggggggagcgggaggcatgcgcgagaggagaagatgaagtccaggccggcccagtacccggtcagaccggccgccacgccggcgcgcccggtcccagctggcccggtccaaccgggcggccaGCCGGAtccgccccggcgccaaccgggctccaCGCTGATGCCAACCGGAGGCGTTACTGCGCGACAAATCCAGCGCCCGGTttccacccggtccctggcccggtttgaacaGGCCAGCCTGGTCCCaggcccggccgaccggcccccagaccggccgtgtccgagtctgtttcgaccagatctattctgggtcggttattcttgtatcttttcgaccagaagtcatcccggacgcctatataagtgcccaggacgccccctagctgctttagaccacgtttaagataaaccctagttcatagttgtttgctaagcaaaactattgttccccaactctccaattcgttgcgatctggagttttatgttactgaaagtttgtgtgatctgctgttccattggggattagaagattgcaatctaccgcttcgtggtcggcggctacgtgcgcaagtgtgtggagttgcgaatatcttgcagggttgagagttgttgcattggcgacaggaatcAATGGAGAGACTTCATCGGTGTCATACATGttatcctcctcctcatcatcgattccatccgctgctaccatcgtgtgttcatcaccacccgtcgcttactgagaagatcgggcaacccctcatCAAAGTGTACCTTCTGGGGGAAGGCATTCATCTCCAGCTTAGGAGGCACCGCGCTAGGTTCTTCTGGGAGGCCAATGGTTCCGATGCGTAAGTACCACTGGGTCAGGTGGGAAGCGCTCTGCAAACTAAAGTCCTTGGGGGTACTAGGCATCATCGACACGAGGCTCATGAACATATGTCTCATGACCAAGTGGATTTGGAAGCTCTATGTTGGGGAGCAAGGGTTCTGGACGGATATTCTCCGGTACAAATACCTCAGGTCAAAGGACCTCCTGGTAGACTCCCACAGACCGGGGTCCCAGTTCTGGAACTCCATCCAAAAAGTTAAATCTATGTTTTCGCAGGGAGTGAAACACCAAGTGCGGAATGGGGAGTCCACCCACTTCTGGGACGATTGGTGGCAAGGGCAGGGGCCCTTCAAGGACCGCTACCCCACCCTCTACGACATTGCGGCAGACCCACACGTCACGGTGTCCGGCTGCTGCTCCACCGAGGGATGGCATATTGACTTCCCCCGAGGCTTGGGAGCCCACGAGCGGGTCGATCTGAACACCATCCTTGCTGGGGTTATGGGCTTCCATCTTTCGGAGGGACATGACGTTATCTCCTGGGTGCTTGAACCATCTGGGAAGTTTTCGGTCAAGTCCCTATACCGGAAACTATGTCAGGGGACCCCAGGAAGCACTTTAGCAACATTTGGAAGGTGGTTGTCCCCATGAAAATTCGCATCTTTCTATGGCAGCTTGTGCGGAAGCGCCTACCTTCCAACGACAACATTCACCGTAGACATGGTCCATTTATGGGGCGATGCGCCCTATGCATGGAGGCGGAGGACACCGCTCACATCTTCTTCCTGTGTCCTTTAGCTAAGTTTATGTGGAGTGCGGTTAGGAAATTGCTGGTCTGCTCCTGGAAGCCGACTTGCTTTGCGGACCTGTATAGACTTCTGGATGATCTATTCAGCCAAACCAAGCGGGTGGTCTGGACTGGTTGCACGGCTCTATGTTGGGCCCTGTGGAACATTAGGAACAAATTTACCATTGAAGGGACTTTTCCCTCTCAGCCAGCTGACGGTTTGTATAAAATGTTAATCTATCTACAGGTATGGAATCCAGTGGTTAGGAGACGAGACCGGGAGGCGCTGGAGCAGGTGATTGGTAGGCTTCGCACGCTTCATGCCAGCATCAGGAACGGCGTGGACTGACTGACGACAGCCTCCGTCCTACCTTTATCGATCTCTGTTGTTATTCTACTTAGCCTATTCGCATAGTTACGAGTTGTGTTGGGGCGCAACTTCTGATGTGTGCGATGATGGAGGTGTTCTATCATAACTCTAGTGCTTGTCTCTATCCGCCCGTAGGGTGTGTGTTTCGTGTTATGTGTTATGCTACTTGTTCTTTGTACTCTGCCAgttgtggctttattaatttaaagctgggtTCATCCTGAACCTtccatttaaaaaaaaatgaGATTTTTGTCACCTAGATTAGAAGCTCCATCCGATAGGGCCTAGTACTCCATCCATCCCAGATAGGTGGTGTATAAATTTGGTACAAAATTAATACTTTCTATGTTTGACCGAATATGTAGAAGAACAATCCAATAATTAAAATATTGTGCAGCCTGTACGTGGGGGGTTTCAGGGtatattagagcatctctaacagagcccgtaaatcccgccggaaccaaacttttccggcggatttacgggttcgggccgaaacaCGCGCAGATCAGagctgtaaatgggccggcccgaatcggaagttcaggggcccgagaaactccccgcacggcccctattaaaagggttcgcggaggggagttcggttcggaaaccctactcccctcccgcCGCTCCTCTCCCGCCGTCGCAACCTGCCTCCGCTCCGACGAGCAATCCCGGGCCCTTGGACGCCGCTCCGCCGCTACGGCCACCACCCCGCCGTCCGAAATGACGCGTGCAAGACGCGTGGGTAGGGGCGGTGGCCGATCCGGCGCCAGAAGGTCAAGTCGCCGTCCGCCGGGCGTACGGGCGGAGCCGGAGCGCGCCAGGCGGTCGCGCTCCAACGCCGCATGGAAGCGGGCCGACCGCAAGTGGCCGAAGCTAATGGCGCGCCGCCTTGAAGCGCGCGCGGAGGCGGCTGCGGCTACGGATGGGGAAGCGGAGGCGCCTCCCGCTGCCGGCGCGTGcagcccgccgctgccgccgttgCCCCCGCGCGGCGACGATGACGATGACGCAGACGGACGCCTCTCCTCTGCGGGAGCACCTCCGGCGCTGCGGCCATCGAGGTGGCGGCGCTCGTCGTCGCCTAGCAACCGCCGGCGACCATAAACCCTCCTCTGACGTCCCGGTGGCAGTATAGTCTCCGGGTATCTAAATTTCTAGTCTAATTAGGTCCGTAGTATGTAATGTAGGTCCAATGCGGATGTATTTTGCCACTATTATTGTAAACTAGctgagtgcccgtgcgttgctacggattaaTAAATTATTAAATAATATTTTATTTAACAATGAAAACATTTTGTGCTACTTTTCTCATTATCATTCGATCATCTATATAACAAATCTTCATTCACAAAATCTAAAGTAACAAAGTGTCCCCACCACCACCAAATTTGTTGTCTCATTAATCGTTAACACTTTATGGCAAACAGTAAGCCTTTGATATGACTTTAGTTTAACAAAGAAAAATTAAGAAAGATGAGTTTGCACGACAATAATCAGTAAGTTGACAACGCCGCGCGGAGGATGATTCTACATAAAAGGAAATGTTGGTGACAAGTAGCTGCAAAAAATTCCTCAATAAAGAAAAATTATCTTAACAACCATGACTGTTGATATTCTCGTCAAGCTTTGAGCCTAATTTTATCTAAACCAAGCCGTATCCTAAAAAGAATTAATCAATACTAATAAACAACCGAAGTAGTTGTGGCAAAATGTTTAAAGGAAAATAAACTTTTCCTTTTACCTACGCAAGTCTTACCGTTGAATGTTTCCTTTGCCGAGTTGACGATCTGGCATTAACATGGCCGGATCGAAGAATTCAAGCAAAGCCATGTTGTCGCTCCACACCGCCCAGCACATATCTTGATAGGTGCATGCGATATATGCACAACCACATTCTGGATGGGGCATTAAGATGTACTCCGTAGTATTAAGAATACACATTTACCAGATTAACACGTTGACTATGCTCTTTCCAGCCTCACATACACATAGTAATCTATTTGGATGTACCTTATTTTCTCACGGAGTTGGCCTCTAGCTGAGTTGCTAGCGAACGACAAATCCTCAGCAGGACGCAACCTAGTTTACCAAGTAACAATTCCTAGTCTTGAGCCGTTCCATTGGTTTAGGTCTGCCGGCACTGGAAAACGCTGTCGCTTACTGGAGTAATGGAGAGACATAGCAGATTTTTGACGAGCCTAGACGTCTGACCTCAGAAAAAAAACACCAGGTGTGTGGTCGATGACAAGATCTCGGCAGGTCATGGTGGCCTCTTGGTGGCCAGGAACGACCAAGGAGACCACATGCCTGCCAGTGATCAAATCATCAATTCGTGGTGGGATTTATGTTCTGAACTTCTTCAAGGTCCTCCATTGGATGAATCATAACCACTGGGATAGAAGAAAACTCATCTCATATCTCACAAAACGAAGAAGCACTTCATCGCAACCAAAAACGCAACAGGCAATCAAGCATCCTCCAAAAAAGGCACAACAGCAGGGAGACTCCAATGAAGAACTCGGCCAAGTGCCTCGAGACCTATAGAACCACGTCTCAACGTGCACCAAATCCATGGCCTTCCAGCCGTTGAGCCGTCGAGATCGTCCTCTGTTATTGTTACAGTTGTCAATATTACCGTGTAGTAAACTCTCATGCTAGCAAAGACTATGCAGACAACAGTCCCTAAAAGTAAATCACTTGCCTGGGCTGCGGCGTATATACGCTGTTGGTCCTCAAAACGCGGCGGATGTTGCGGCGGCACAGCAGCAGGTGCCGACGGCCTCATGTAGCCCCAGGTTGCCGGCGGCCGCTGTTGGTGCTGCATATGTGGCGGTGCAAGCGGCCAGCACCAGGGCGGTTGCTGTTGCGGCAGCACTGAGGGCACGCCCTAGCACGGTGCGGGATAGGAGAACGGCACAATCGGTCGATCGCCAGAGTGGTGGCGGTCCTGCAGGCTGAAGATGAAGCGTGAACGTAGTCAGCGCTCCATGGCCTGGCGGCGGTGGCACCTGGGGCAAACCGAAGCCTACTGGTGGGGCTGCGAGCAGCCTGTTCCATCGATCGATGTTCCGTCAACGTCACCGACGCACGCGGCCGTAGGCGGCGGCAACAACCGCCAGGTGATGCTGCTCGCGTATATGGGGAAATCGATCCAACGACGTTGGCCTGTGCGTGCCTGCAGGAAAACCAAGAACTCATGCCTTGCCTTATGAGGATTATTTCCGTGTCTCCTGCCGGAGTTGGAGTATATATTGGATCGATCGAGCTCTTTCTCGGCCACGAGGTAGGAAGGCAAGGATCCGAGCTATTTTCTAGACGCATGAAACAAGGACTCTCTCCGGTTTTTTAGCGCCAGCGCGAACGCACGAACAAACCTAGGACCGGTTTTTGCTCGATCTAACGAAGCGAGAAGCATGGAAGGACCGATTTTTTTGACGGACGAAAGGTTTTCTTACGTACGACCACCACCGATCGctgtttaatagtaaagattatgaATGAATTAAGCTTGATCGGATGAAATCGACTACAATCGCGAAAATCGATTTCCCGCGACGTTTGATTTTCACGAGTTCGGTTTGCGTTTACGATTTCTGTTTTGCGCCGTGCCCTCTCAATTCGTTTTTTGGGAGACTGAACTCAGTTTATTTGGTTCCGTACTGGAGCCTGAATATATAGATACGTTGTGATGTGATTCTAAACAAAAATTAGGCTTTTGCATCTACGAGCtaggcacatatgctagggaaggTCAATCGCGAAGGGAATGAATTTGCTTAGAAGTTAGCAAGATCTAATGGGTATCGTTAGGTAAAGACCAACCTTTGGGAAGGTATAAGAAGGGGTTTTTTTGAGAGAAAAGAAGAATCTAACTCCCGTCCGCTCGACACGTGGCAAGCCTCCTCCAAACGCGTACTCCCTCCCGCGAGCGCGCGTACCGCGTACAAACCTCGCGAGTGCGTACTCCCTCCGGCCGAACGCAACTTACCCGGACGCATAGGGTGTACTTCCTCTCGTGAGACCACAGAGCGCGCGTACTTCTCTTTGGCTAGTGCGAATTTCACTATGCATGCAACGAAGTAGCCAGCCTACTTTTCTGTTTAGCCTATCAGCTACTTTTAGTTTAGCAAGTATGCGCATTGATACAAGTACAAGTACAATTTGGTATAACACGCGAGTATAGTTATATGCAACACACGAGCACAGTTACGTGTACCACACGAGTACAGTCGCGTACACGAACGAGTACAGTTACAGTCGCTCACACGAGACAGGTACAGTTGCGCACACAGGTAAGTACAGTCGCGGACACGAACGAGTACAGATACAGTCGCTCACACGAGACAGGTACAGTTGCGCACACAGGTAAGTACAGTCGCCTACACGAGCGAGTACAGGTACAGTCGTCCACATAAGACAGGTACAGTTGCGCACACGAACGAGTACAGGTACAGTCGCTCACACGAGACAGGTACAGTagcgcacacgagtaagtacacttactgagtaaagggaaaaactgtatcaaatacactaaaaacagaagtacttatcagttgaagcacgagtacagttaggtacacacCACGATTACAACCATAGTAGTATAGGAAGTACGAAAAAAAAATATCtcgaaacctatcaacatgggatctagttttaaAGACCTCGACGAGAGGATCTCAAAAGTGGAAACGGTTCAtaatttggacttacggttctcaagatatttcattttaaAAAAACGAATCTAGGAAAAAAAGGGAAAAAGCTGGCCTCCTCTGTCTTCTTTCTCCTCCCCCATCTCCACCTTGCTTTccttgcgacacgtggcgagcagggagaccacttcccagGAATTTTCTGGCACCACAACGCGCCACTTGTCACGTGCGGAGCGAGTTATCTTCCCTTCGCGAAGGTTGGCCTTTTTCTAGAGTTTTCAGATCTAATACATTGGACTCGAGTGAttttgtaagagcatctccactcgtcccccgaacaggcccccggcgagcgttttttccatccggacggcgtaattcggcccagtcgcgcccccggttcctcgttttcgtccggatttgggcctaaattcatccggcgatcccacgacatccccggccccccggggagcgctcggggactccggacgaaacgaaagcgcgcgaaacggcgaggaaacttcccgcgcgtctggtggccccaacttgtcggcgagagaaaccgatcgtcgtcctcatcgcatcgtcttccgcgcgctgtaaaagcctaccgccggtctgcattcgccggccacgcggcgagttaatgtcgtcgtcttccgcgcacgcatcgtcttccgcgcgcactaaaggctgccgccggtcagctcgccgcggacgcgtcgcaatccacgcggcatttaatccccgcgccagccacgcctatatacgccggtccgctcgccgcgaggcgtaccccgtgctccactctccctccactctccctctactctcaagatggcgttctacgacgacgacggcgcagccaacaacggcttcccccgccggtcgctccacgcgtgggaggggcacctcctccaccaggcggggtacccctgcccgccggacacgaggcctcccgagGCGGCCGGCGGCTAAGTGCCGGCGGCgttccaatcccgccgccgccgcgggccatgccctcgacgtcgccatcgaggaggcgaggatgacgatgaccgacgagagcgcgccgacccgcgccacccCCCCGAGAACTACCCGCGGTGGAACTCCTCCGTCCTCCcgcggtgggagcgggagctggcggcctacgacggcccgccgcctccgcctgcgcgcaacaacgccgcgggccgccgacggtggtggagcgcgccggaaaGGACGTTGGCGAACgtcctcgcgcacatcgagggcggcaacttcccggtgctcacgatgccccctctatcggcatcgagggcatcggcgagccgccgtcggggaagcgtctggcagccacggcgcatggctgccagctcgtcgtcttccggatcggcgtcaaggtcatccttggcgccggtgaagagggaggaggcgacgtcgccttcgacgccggtgcgcgtcaagaaggagccggcgtctccgccggcgaccagagggcgcagcagcggcgccctcgtcatccgagaacagccttccgcgccgcagagcggccggaagaagacgaagaaagaggccgccgcaagccagctcgccgaggaggaggcgaagcgcgcggaggacgccgcgatggcggaggcgatcgccaggtcgctgcacgacatggaggaggagaagcgcgcgGACGACGCCGCACTGGATCGCCCAGGCGAGCGCGGCCCCAGGAGCGCGAGAGGCGGAGCAGCCAGCCGGCGGCCGCCGGACAcggccgccgcacgccaactcgccgcccgcgccgctccaaccgccaacgacgatgtcgcgcggtaccgccgtcctgcgacacctccatccggcgtcgttgtccccgtcgtcgacctcgagtcctccgacgacgatcggtacaagccatccccggggtgggAGACGCCGCCGGGCGGCAGCAGCCAGGCCGCGCAGCCGAAGGCCAACGACGATGGCTCcgtcgacgacggcggcgactacacggtgttctaccgccatttcggcatgtagagcgccgtgttttaaaattagcgtttgaattcccctagccgaattcgaaatatagtcgaattcggcctctatgtatgaactcctcccgtaatgtaataaatatcattaaatttagtctatattcacctgtttttagccgtagtttgtcaagttttcgttttttaaattcgcatcgtcgacttcgcctgggcacgcggctgggaaactactacttcccacgccaaatcttcctccaatccggacgaaaatttcgccggatttgggcgtggggagcgccaacgagtggggatgctctaatacTCTCGGCGCAGCTCCGGGCCTCCGGCCTGCGTATATGCTGGAAGTGGCCTCGTGCAATTGTAAGTcttagtatatatatatatatatatatatttgttgaGCAAGCGATCTATCTATTCATACTCATTCGTGTCACTCATACTCATGCATCGCTGCAGATTGCATTATCTTGACAGTAGCAGTACAACTAGAGCGGTCACACGCAGGGTGGCAAGATAGTGGGCCACATGATATGATCCATGCAGGGTTTGGTCCACCCCCATGAGagcgagggcatctccagcggcgcgacgtaaacggacgctgaacgaccgtttgtgtccaccgtgaccggaaatgcgtctggagcttgttccagcggggcgacgcaaagtgaccgggccgtccgcggaga
It includes:
- the LOC127347617 gene encoding uncharacterized protein, whose product is MVPMRKYHWVRWEALCKLKSLGVLGIIDTRLMNICLMTKWIWKLYVGEQGFWTDILRYKYLRSKDLLVDSHRPGSQFWNSIQKVKSMFSQGVKHQVRNGESTHFWDDWWQGQGPFKDRYPTLYDIAADPHVTVSGCCSTEGWHIDFPRGLGAHERVDLNTILAGVMGFHLSEGHDVISWVLEPSGKFSVWNPVVRRRDREALEQVIGRLRTLHASIRNGVD